The following are encoded in a window of Pseudalgibacter alginicilyticus genomic DNA:
- a CDS encoding LutC/YkgG family protein — MGSRESILAKLKANKPEAIDLPKIDLNVFNEDLDLIKEFTKKVEIVGGSVIEISNDEEVLTHLKKTFPNTKINFSNLDNTQSFNTIDLSTIKNPRNLEDLDVLVLESKIGVAENGAVWLDDNDIPIRVLPFITKHLAIVISKNNLVPYMHEAYKSLSNHNSSYGVFLSGPSKTADIEQSLVIGAHGALSLTVFLK; from the coding sequence ATGGGAAGTAGAGAAAGTATTTTAGCAAAATTAAAAGCCAATAAACCCGAGGCTATTGATTTACCCAAAATAGACCTTAACGTTTTTAATGAAGATTTAGATTTAATAAAAGAATTTACCAAAAAAGTAGAAATTGTTGGCGGCAGTGTTATTGAAATAAGTAATGATGAGGAGGTTTTAACTCACCTTAAAAAAACATTTCCTAATACAAAAATCAATTTTTCTAATTTAGATAACACACAATCTTTTAATACCATTGACTTATCAACAATAAAAAATCCTCGTAACTTAGAGGATTTAGATGTTTTGGTTTTAGAAAGCAAAATAGGAGTAGCAGAAAATGGTGCTGTCTGGTTGGATGACAACGACATTCCTATTAGGGTTTTACCTTTTATTACAAAACATTTGGCTATTGTAATTTCAAAAAACAATTTAGTCCCTTATATGCATGAAGCTTACAAAAGTCTCAGCAATCATAATTCAAGTTATGGTGTCTTTCTCTCTGGGCCTTCAAAAACAGCTGACATTGAACAGTCTTTGGTTATTGGTGCACATGGCGCATTGAGTTTAACTGTATTTTTAAAATAG
- a CDS encoding lactate utilization protein B, with product MSHPKLASIFNKDEKRVDWHDKALWFVRHKRDMSAHSVKGWEELRNLGHGIKAHMLSNLDNYLIQFEENALKNGVQVHWAANGKEHNQIVHKILKEHNAKKIVKSKSMLTEECHLNPYLEADGMEVIDTDLGERIVQLAKEPPSHIVLPAIHKDRHQVDELFQEHLGTKPCDGDPQYLTGEARKHLREKFIQADAAITGVNFAIADTGGFVVCTNEGNADMGAHLAPVHIACMGVEKIIPKQEHLGVFLRLLARSATGQPITTYSSHFKKPQPGSKMHIVIVDNGRSEQLSRPDFRASLHCIRCGACMNTCPIYRRSGGHSYDATIPGPIGSILSPGKDLTKYSSLPFASTLCGSCSDVCPVKIDIHSQLYKWRQIITKNTPQPFVKKQSMKFMGKLFAKPSQYETVGKIARWSLRNLPKSVINSKPNTWGKARDLPIGPKQSFDDWYKERENNKKSNDQ from the coding sequence ATGAGTCATCCAAAATTAGCCAGCATTTTCAACAAAGACGAGAAAAGAGTCGATTGGCACGACAAAGCACTTTGGTTTGTTAGACACAAAAGAGACATGTCTGCACATAGTGTAAAAGGTTGGGAAGAACTTCGAAATTTAGGACATGGCATAAAAGCTCATATGTTATCTAATTTAGATAATTATTTGATTCAATTTGAAGAGAATGCTTTAAAAAACGGCGTGCAAGTACATTGGGCTGCTAATGGGAAAGAACATAATCAAATTGTTCATAAAATATTAAAAGAACATAATGCTAAAAAAATTGTAAAAAGCAAATCTATGCTAACCGAAGAGTGTCATTTAAATCCGTATTTGGAGGCTGACGGCATGGAAGTTATTGACACTGACTTAGGGGAACGTATTGTTCAATTAGCAAAAGAGCCTCCAAGTCATATTGTTTTACCTGCAATACATAAAGACAGACATCAAGTTGATGAATTATTCCAAGAACATTTAGGAACAAAACCATGTGATGGAGACCCTCAATATTTAACTGGTGAAGCTAGAAAACATTTACGCGAAAAGTTTATTCAAGCAGATGCAGCCATTACTGGTGTAAATTTTGCCATAGCAGACACTGGAGGCTTTGTAGTTTGCACTAATGAAGGCAATGCAGATATGGGTGCTCATTTAGCACCTGTACATATTGCATGTATGGGTGTTGAAAAAATCATTCCTAAACAAGAGCACTTAGGGGTATTTTTACGTCTTTTAGCTAGAAGTGCTACAGGCCAGCCCATTACAACATACTCATCACATTTTAAAAAACCTCAACCTGGATCTAAAATGCATATTGTAATTGTTGATAATGGTCGCTCAGAGCAATTAAGTAGACCTGATTTTAGAGCATCGTTACACTGTATCAGATGTGGCGCTTGTATGAACACATGCCCAATTTACAGAAGAAGTGGGGGCCATAGTTATGACGCAACTATTCCGGGGCCTATTGGTTCTATTTTATCTCCTGGAAAAGATTTAACTAAATACAGTTCTTTACCTTTTGCCTCTACCTTATGTGGATCATGTTCTGATGTATGTCCAGTAAAAATTGACATCCACTCTCAGCTTTATAAATGGCGACAAATTATAACTAAAAACACCCCTCAACCTTTTGTAAAAAAACAATCCATGAAGTTTATGGGTAAATTGTTTGCTAAACCTTCACAATATGAAACCGTTGGAAAAATAGCTCGTTGGTCATTACGAAATTTACCTAAATCAGTTATAAATTCTAAACCAAACACCTGGGGAAAAGCTAGAGATTTACCTATAGGCCCGAAACAAAGTTTTGATGACTGGTATAAAGAAAGAGAAAACAATAAAAAAAGTAACGACCAATAA